The proteins below come from a single Triticum aestivum cultivar Chinese Spring chromosome 5D, IWGSC CS RefSeq v2.1, whole genome shotgun sequence genomic window:
- the LOC123126315 gene encoding uncharacterized protein gives MATMAPTSIVFSVVVFLLLSNAITTQAGGSGSGKPKATSLIVEACKNASGESQDTGVTKEFCLSTLQLDSRSAKAKDLCDLVVISIDILKGRVSDAGVKVKKMLQNAKKGTLTMYALSICELQYEKVVSTLNVCQAMIRDHQGDKGDLKSLGLLHCVDMTGETIKECENELGDVRGAEALLRENEGLRILANLNRALVAPYDV, from the coding sequence ATGGCAACAATGGCGCCGACCTCCATCGTCTTCTCCGTGGTCGTCTTCCTGCTCCTTTCCAATGCCATCACCACTCAAGCCGGCGGCTCTGGCAGTGGCAAACCTAAGGCAACAAGCCTCATAGTGGAAGCGTGCAAGAACGCCTCAGGCGAGAGCCAAGACACCGGTGTCACAAAGGAATTCTGTTTGTCGACCCTCCAGTTGGACAGTCGGAGCGCCAAGGCTAAAGACCTCTGTGACTTGGTGGTCATCTCGATTGACATCCTGAAGGGCCGTGTCAGTGATGCTGGCGTCAAGGTAAAGAAAATGCTGCAAAACGCCAAGAAAGGCACGCTGACAATGTATGCTCTCAGCATTTGTGAGTTGCAATATGAGAAGGTGGTGAGCACGCTCAACGTCTGCCAAGCTATGATTAGGGATCACCAAGGTGACAAGGGCGACCTGAAGTCATTGGGTCTACTCCATTGTGTGGATATGACCGGTGAGACAATCAAAGAGTGCGAAAATGAGCTTGGAGATGTGCGAGGGGCGGAGGCGCTGCTTCGTGAAAACGAGGGGTTGCGCATTCTGGCCAACCTAAACAGAGCCTTGGTTGCACCGTATGATGTCTAA